Proteins co-encoded in one Candidatus Babeliales bacterium genomic window:
- a CDS encoding site-2 protease family protein yields the protein MVPSIGSVQALLSFFFSKTLLFVILGSLGIGFLIGFHELGHFLMCKLLKIDTLSFSIGMGPRLISKKWWKTQFSFSALPLGGYVEINPKSFDTHPYWHKLLVMLGGIGFNLIFSYVVFIALHITGMPDSMLPIAQSSKPIIAAIIPESPAEIAGLRPKDIILKINGSSVDGNVETIITKVSENANQAIDLTIKRKRKERTVSVKLGEQVVGRSVFGYLGVQFEKAVRKSVSIWQSVVDGVAYTNRLIYRIALAFKSMITTKNISGLGGPIMVVSQTVHHASKGMKIFLALLALISINLAVLNLIPVPIMDGGQILLHTIEALLRKKLPLKIKEGIFLITWILFFGLALFLSLRDVANLYQENRAQSTEHPIHKKGHM from the coding sequence GTTCAAGCGTTGCTCTCGTTTTTTTTTAGCAAAACACTCCTTTTCGTAATCCTTGGCTCCCTTGGTATCGGTTTTCTGATCGGCTTCCATGAGCTGGGCCATTTTCTGATGTGTAAGTTACTCAAGATAGATACCCTATCATTCTCAATAGGAATGGGCCCCCGACTCATTTCAAAAAAATGGTGGAAGACGCAATTTTCATTTTCAGCACTTCCCCTGGGTGGCTATGTAGAAATCAACCCAAAATCGTTTGATACACATCCATATTGGCATAAATTGCTTGTCATGCTAGGAGGCATAGGCTTCAATCTAATTTTTTCGTATGTGGTTTTCATTGCGCTACATATCACAGGCATGCCCGATTCCATGCTACCAATCGCACAAAGTAGCAAGCCTATTATTGCCGCCATAATCCCAGAATCACCAGCAGAAATTGCAGGGCTCAGACCAAAAGATATAATCCTCAAAATCAATGGATCAAGCGTTGATGGCAACGTTGAAACCATCATCACAAAGGTAAGCGAAAACGCTAATCAGGCGATCGATCTTACTATCAAGCGAAAACGCAAAGAGCGAACCGTTTCCGTCAAACTTGGTGAGCAAGTTGTAGGAAGATCAGTCTTTGGCTACTTGGGTGTTCAGTTTGAGAAAGCTGTCAGAAAATCTGTAAGTATTTGGCAATCAGTCGTAGATGGCGTTGCCTATACCAACCGTCTCATTTACCGAATTGCACTCGCTTTTAAATCAATGATCACCACCAAAAACATATCAGGTCTTGGCGGTCCTATTATGGTGGTATCACAGACGGTACATCATGCATCTAAGGGAATGAAGATTTTCTTAGCCTTACTTGCATTGATCAGTATCAACTTGGCAGTATTGAACCTGATTCCTGTACCAATCATGGATGGAGGACAAATTTTACTGCACACTATTGAAGCACTACTACGAAAAAAACTACCCTTAAAAATTAAGGAAGGCATCTTTCTTATCACTTGGATTCTTTTCTTCGGACTAGCTTTATTTCTAAGCCTGAGAGATGTCGCCAACCTATATCAAGAAAACCGCGCTCAGAGCACTGAGCATCCCATTCATAAGAAAGGACACATGTGA